In the genome of Coregonus clupeaformis isolate EN_2021a chromosome 1, ASM2061545v1, whole genome shotgun sequence, one region contains:
- the LOC121582750 gene encoding tumor-associated calcium signal transducer 2, with amino-acid sequence MKIWIALLLATFAVGASAQCQCNNMKWATCDGTPCQCSIMVGTELTQNLNCSTLIPKCYLMKAEMYRAKNNLSTRTGGKPVETAFVDNDGIYDPECEATGAFRAKQCNNTEECWCVNSAGVRRTDKGDKNLKCEKLVETYWVRLELKHKEVAKAVDSSKLQAAIATAIQTRYSVDKTLVKEVQYDSEARLIIVDVQKEKGDRKADLSRMAYYMEKDVKVLPLFTNPAKFEPSVDGQKLEMENILVYYVDEEAPTFTMKRLTGGVIAVIVVVILAVAAGLLVLFFARKREQKYSKAEPRELENL; translated from the exons ATGAAGATTTGGATTGCACTTCTTCTTGCGACTTTCGCAGTGGGTGCCTCAGCTCAAT GCCAATGTAACAATATGAAGTGGGCTACATGCGATGGAACTCCTTGCCAGTGTAGCATTATGGTTGGAACTGAATTGACACAAAACCTGAACTGCTCTACAT tgATCCCCAAATGCTACCTGATGAAGGCAGAGATGTACCGTGCTAAGAACAACCTGTCCACTCGTACTGGAGGAAAGCCAGTCGAGACCGCCTTTGTGGACAATGATGGCATCTATGACCCAGAATGTGAGGCCACTGGTGCCTTCCGGGCCAAGCAGTGCAACAACACTGAGGAGTGTTGGTGTGTCAACAGTGCTGGCGTGCGCAGAACCGACAAGGGAGACAAGAACCTCAAGTGTGAGAAACTGGTGGAGACCTA tTGGGTTCGCCTGGAGCTCAAGCACAAGGAGGTGGCCAAAGCAGTGGATTCTTCTAAGTTGCAGGC TGCCATTGCAACTGCCATCCAGACCCGTTACAGCGTTGACAAGACCCTTGTGAAGGAGGTGCAGTATGACTCTGAGGCTCGCCTGATCATCGTCGATGTCCAGAAGGAGAAGGGAGACCGCAAAGCCGACCTATCGCGTATGGCCTACTACATGGAGAAAGAT GTCAAGGTGCTTCCCCTGTTCACTAACCCAGCTAAGTTTGAGCCCAGTGTGGACGGTCAGAAGCTGGAGATGGAGAACATCTTGGTGTACTATGTGGATGAGGAGGCCCCCACCTTCACCATGAAGAGGCTGACCGGGGGCGTTATCGCCGTCATCGTGGTGGTCATCCTGGCCGTGGCCGCAGGACTGCTGGTCCTTTTCTTTGCGAGGAAGCGAGAGCAGAAGTACAGCAA